Below is a genomic region from Xylophilus sp. GW821-FHT01B05.
CTTCGGCATCATTCGCGGCCTCAAGCAGCAGGGCATCACCCTGCTGCTGGTGGAGCAAATGGCCAACCAGGCGCTGGCCGTGGCCGGCCGCGGCTACGTGCTGGAGACCGGCCGCATCACGCTGCAAGGCAGCGGGCCCGAGCTGCGGCGCGACCCAAAGGTGCGCGCCGCATACCTTGGGGAACATTAGGATGATCCCCCCAGGCTGCGCGCTGCGCGCTTCCGCCCTCCCCCCTTCTGCTGCGCGAAGGGGGGCACATCCAGCGGCCCGGCAAAGCCGGTTCCGCGGATGTCTTGGCATGGCCTGCTCCGCGGCCTTCAGTGCCCTTGCCGTTCATGCGCTGCTGGCGACACGTCGCGCCGCGAGCAACTGACATGGATATCTTCGACTACGTCATCGTCGGCAGCGGTGCGGCGGGCGCCATCCTGGCCAGCCGGCTCAGCGAAGACCCGGCCGTGAGCGTCTGCGTGCTGGAGGCCGGCCCGCGCGACTGGCATCCGTGGCTGCACCTGCCGGCGGGCTTCATCAAGGTGCTGTTCGACCCGGCCTGGACCTGGCCCTATAGCTCCGAGCCCACGGCGCAAACCGGTGGCCGCCGCATCCCGCTGCCGCAGGGCCGCACCCTGGGCGGCTCGACCTCGATCAATGGCCTGGTCTACAACCGGGGCCAGCCCGAGGACTACGACGGCTGGGCCGCGCGCGGCAACCCGGGCTGGAGCTTTGCCGAGCTGCTGCCCTACTTCCAGCGCACCGAGCGCCGCATTGGCCCCGCCGACGACACGCGCGCCGGCCGCAGCGGCCCGCTGCCCATCACCGGCTGCGACTGGCCGCACCCGCTGTGCGAGGCCTTTCTGCAAGGCGCGGGCGAGCTGGGCCTGCCGCGCAACCCCGACTACAACGGCGCGCAGCAGGCCGGCGTGGGCTACTTCCAGCGCAGCATTTACCGTGGCCGGCGCATGAGCACCGCACACTGCTTTCTGCACCCTGCGCTAAAGCGTGGCCGCAATCTGGCGGTGCGCACGCAGGCACAGGCCACGGCCATCGTGTTCGACGGCCTGCGCGCCACGGGCGTGCGCTACCGCCAGGGTGGCGCGCACGGCGCCGAGCACACGGTGCAGGCGCGGCGCGAGGTGATCGTCTGCGCCGGCGCACTGAACACGCCGCGCCTGCTGCAGCTCTCAGGCGTAGGGCCGGCCGCCCTGCTGCAGCGCCACGGCCTGCCGGTGCTGCGCGACCTGCCCGGCGTGGGCGCGCACCTGAAGGACCACTTCTCCATCCGGCTGGTGGCGCGCACCAA
It encodes:
- a CDS encoding GMC family oxidoreductase N-terminal domain-containing protein; amino-acid sequence: MDIFDYVIVGSGAAGAILASRLSEDPAVSVCVLEAGPRDWHPWLHLPAGFIKVLFDPAWTWPYSSEPTAQTGGRRIPLPQGRTLGGSTSINGLVYNRGQPEDYDGWAARGNPGWSFAELLPYFQRTERRIGPADDTRAGRSGPLPITGCDWPHPLCEAFLQGAGELGLPRNPDYNGAQQAGVGYFQRSIYRGRRMSTAHCFLHPALKRGRNLAVRTQAQATAIVFDGLRATGVRYRQGGAHGAEHTVQARREVIVCAGALNTPRLLQLSGVGPAALLQRHGLPVLRDLPGVGAHLKDHFSIRLVARTKGVATINEYARMPRLAGQVARWLLGRPNVLALSPSLVHWFWQSRAGLARPDLQGVFTPASYREGYVGQLDTYPGMTCGVWQHRPHSAGTVQIASADPFAASLVQPRYLEHEEDRRVLLDGTRLARQLLQTRTLAPYVEAESMPGVAVQRDDELLDYIRRYGVSSYHVNGTARMGPASDAGAVVDAQLRVHGLQGLRVADASVMPDIPSANTCAASMMIGEKAADLLRAP